From Algoriphagus sp. NG3, the proteins below share one genomic window:
- the groES gene encoding co-chaperone GroES produces MSNVNIKPLADRVLVQPAAAEEKTASGLYIPDTAKEKPQKGTVVAVGNGKKDEPLTVKVGDTVLYGKYSGTELSVEGSDYLIMRESDIFAIL; encoded by the coding sequence ATGTCAAATGTGAACATCAAACCTCTTGCAGACAGAGTTTTGGTACAACCTGCTGCGGCTGAAGAGAAAACAGCATCTGGTCTTTACATCCCAGATACAGCGAAAGAAAAACCACAAAAAGGCACTGTAGTGGCAGTAGGAAATGGTAAAAAAGATGAACCTCTGACTGTGAAAGTTGGAGACACTGTACTGTACGGTAAATACTCTGGCACAGAACTCAGTGTAGAAGGAAGCGACTACCTCATCATGAGAGAGTCAGACATCTTTGCAATCCTTTAA
- the secG gene encoding preprotein translocase subunit SecG: MFTLLITIILILAVLLILVILGQNSKGGVGAAFGGGASQIMGVTRTGNVLEKATWILSISILVLSLASSAFIGGPQSNQFSSPNIENAKQQIVAPSFGEDESLLPTATEEATEETVPDSVD; this comes from the coding sequence ATGTTTACTTTATTGATTACAATTATTCTAATATTAGCAGTGCTGCTGATCTTAGTAATCTTAGGCCAAAACTCTAAAGGAGGCGTTGGTGCAGCATTTGGAGGAGGTGCCTCTCAAATCATGGGTGTGACCCGTACCGGAAACGTACTGGAGAAAGCCACTTGGATTTTGTCTATATCTATTTTGGTACTTTCATTGGCATCGTCTGCATTCATTGGCGGTCCGCAGTCCAACCAATTCTCATCACCAAATATTGAAAACGCCAAGCAGCAAATAGTGGCTCCTTCGTTTGGTGAGGACGAAAGCTTACTTCCTACCGCTACGGAAGAAGCAACTGAAGAAACCGTTCCTGACTCAGTTGACTAA
- a CDS encoding GNAT family N-acetyltransferase, whose amino-acid sequence MNEIKIQHEFDGKKGSFYLEVGSKRSAEMVYVMAGPDKMIIEHTEVDESLKGQGIGGKLLEELVAYVRREGVKVIPLCPFANAMFKKKEDLRDVLA is encoded by the coding sequence ATGAATGAGATAAAAATACAACATGAATTTGATGGTAAAAAAGGTTCATTTTATCTGGAAGTCGGGTCTAAAAGATCAGCTGAAATGGTCTATGTGATGGCTGGGCCGGATAAAATGATCATCGAGCACACCGAAGTCGATGAGAGTCTGAAAGGGCAGGGAATAGGCGGGAAGCTACTGGAGGAATTGGTCGCTTATGTCAGGAGAGAGGGAGTCAAGGTGATTCCGCTATGTCCTTTTGCCAATGCAATGTTTAAGAAAAAAGAAGATTTGCGGGATGTCCTTGCCTGA
- a CDS encoding DUF2116 family Zn-ribbon domain-containing protein: MAIEKKHCLNCNAVIQGRIDKKFCDDQCRNTYNNQQNAFSTNYIRRVNHSLKKNRNILEGIIPAGEEMGKTTRDRLIRDGFLFKYFTHIYETKKGNIYHYCYDYGYLELEGDWFLVVKGKEV, from the coding sequence ATGGCAATAGAGAAAAAACACTGTTTGAACTGCAATGCAGTAATCCAGGGAAGAATAGACAAAAAATTCTGTGATGATCAATGCAGGAACACCTACAATAATCAGCAGAATGCTTTTTCCACCAACTACATCAGGCGTGTAAACCACAGCTTGAAGAAAAACCGGAATATTCTGGAAGGTATCATTCCTGCAGGAGAAGAAATGGGAAAGACAACCCGGGATCGCTTGATTCGGGACGGCTTTCTGTTCAAGTATTTTACCCATATCTACGAAACCAAGAAAGGCAACATCTATCATTACTGCTATGATTATGGCTATCTGGAACTGGAAGGTGATTGGTTTTTGGTGGTAAAAGGAAAGGAAGTATAG
- a CDS encoding DEAD/DEAH box helicase has protein sequence MSENLQETTAQYLESLSIDSLNEMQTEFISRAAKNPHIILLSPTGSGKTVAFLIPLLNSLKENVREVQALIIVPSRELAIQIEQVFKGMKTPFRVSTVYGGHSSKLESNSLGEAPDVIIGTPGRLADHIERESFDAKTVQAVVLDEFDKSLQMGFHEQLKVVFAALSGQQRHMLTSATVLKRLPDFLPFVDHRTVNFLKDVGESKLELKIVHSSSKEKGETLMRLVAGFQNESCIVFCNHRDAVDRLSTLLNDYDYLHSVLHGGLEQIDREKNLIRFRSKVTNLLIATDLASRGLDIPEIKHVVHYQLPPKEDAFIHRNGRTARMHAEGLSYLILANDESKPDYLDGFIEEIKVEAKLVPPVTQEWTCLYVSAGKKDKVSKGDIVGMLTKKGGLTSSEIGLITIMDFASYVAVKSNLVQKLLPKLKNERVKKVKVKIEEAN, from the coding sequence GTGTCAGAAAATCTACAAGAAACCACCGCCCAGTATCTCGAAAGCCTTTCGATTGATAGCCTCAATGAAATGCAGACTGAGTTTATATCCAGAGCAGCCAAGAACCCACATATCATACTTCTTTCGCCTACAGGTTCAGGCAAAACAGTTGCGTTTTTGATCCCTCTACTAAATTCACTAAAAGAAAATGTACGGGAAGTCCAGGCGCTGATCATTGTGCCTTCCCGTGAACTGGCAATCCAGATCGAGCAGGTTTTCAAAGGAATGAAAACTCCGTTTAGAGTTAGTACAGTTTATGGTGGGCACTCATCCAAACTGGAATCGAATAGCCTTGGTGAAGCACCAGATGTGATTATCGGTACGCCCGGAAGATTGGCAGATCATATAGAACGGGAATCGTTTGATGCCAAAACTGTTCAGGCTGTGGTTTTGGATGAGTTTGACAAATCACTTCAAATGGGCTTTCATGAGCAGTTGAAAGTTGTATTTGCAGCGCTGAGTGGGCAACAAAGGCATATGCTGACTTCTGCAACAGTGCTAAAACGTCTGCCTGATTTTCTGCCCTTTGTAGATCATCGCACCGTAAACTTCCTCAAAGATGTGGGGGAGTCCAAACTTGAGCTGAAGATCGTCCACAGTTCCAGCAAAGAAAAAGGAGAGACGCTGATGCGGCTAGTGGCGGGATTTCAGAATGAGTCATGCATTGTGTTTTGTAATCACCGGGATGCAGTAGATAGATTGAGCACCTTGCTTAATGATTATGATTATTTGCACTCGGTGCTGCATGGAGGTCTGGAGCAGATCGATCGGGAAAAAAACCTGATCCGCTTCCGGAGCAAGGTTACCAATTTGTTGATTGCCACAGACCTCGCGTCACGTGGTCTGGATATCCCTGAGATCAAGCATGTGGTACATTATCAGCTGCCTCCCAAGGAAGATGCTTTTATCCATAGAAACGGCCGGACCGCCAGAATGCATGCGGAAGGTTTGTCTTATCTGATTCTCGCAAATGATGAGTCCAAGCCAGATTATTTGGATGGATTTATAGAGGAAATAAAAGTGGAAGCTAAGCTAGTTCCGCCGGTTACCCAGGAATGGACCTGCCTCTATGTAAGTGCGGGTAAAAAGGACAAGGTGAGCAAAGGTGATATCGTAGGTATGCTTACCAAAAAAGGTGGCTTGACCAGCTCGGAAATAGGACTGATTACGATTATGGATTTTGCTTCTTATGTAGCTGTGAAAAGCAATCTGGTGCAAAAACTTCTGCCCAAACTTAAGAACGAGCGCGTGAAAAAAGTGAAGGTAAAGATTGAGGAAGCGAATTAG
- the groL gene encoding chaperonin GroEL (60 kDa chaperone family; promotes refolding of misfolded polypeptides especially under stressful conditions; forms two stacked rings of heptamers to form a barrel-shaped 14mer; ends can be capped by GroES; misfolded proteins enter the barrel where they are refolded when GroES binds) — translation MAKQLFFNTSARDQLKKGVDALADAVKVTLGPKGRNVIIDKKFGAPTITKDGVSVAKEIELEEPIENMGAQLVKEVASKTADNAGDGTTTATVLAQSIFGVGIKNVAAGANPMDLKRGIDKAVSAVVKQLQADSKQISTSKEIAQVATVSANNDEEIGTMISNAMDKVGKDGVITVEEAKGTETEVKTVEGMQFDRGYLSPYFVTNTEKMEAELEQPYILIYDKKISSMKELLPVLEPVAQSGKPLVIISEDVDGEALATLVVNKIRGALKVAAVKAPGFGDRRKAMLEDIAILTGGTVISEERGFKLENATIDMLGRAEKINIDKDNTTIVNGSGDAAAIKGRISEIKAQIDKTTSDYDREKLQERLAKLSGGVAILYIGAATEVEMKEKKDRVDDALHATRAAVQEGVVVGGGVALVRAAEALNDLKGLNEDEDTGINIIRQAIESPLRTIVSNAGGEPSVVINKIRENKGNYGYNARTDVYEDLFKAGVIDPTKVTRLALENAASIAALLLTTECVVADIKEDAPSMPPMGGGGGMGGMM, via the coding sequence ATGGCTAAGCAATTATTTTTCAATACTAGTGCGAGAGATCAGCTGAAGAAAGGCGTAGATGCACTTGCGGACGCGGTAAAAGTGACTTTGGGACCAAAAGGTCGTAACGTTATCATCGATAAAAAATTCGGCGCTCCTACCATTACTAAAGATGGGGTATCAGTAGCAAAAGAAATCGAATTGGAAGAACCAATCGAAAACATGGGCGCTCAGCTCGTAAAAGAAGTAGCTTCCAAGACTGCGGACAATGCAGGTGACGGTACTACCACTGCGACTGTACTAGCTCAATCTATCTTCGGCGTAGGTATCAAAAACGTAGCTGCCGGAGCAAATCCAATGGATCTTAAGAGAGGAATAGACAAAGCTGTATCTGCTGTAGTTAAACAACTTCAGGCTGATTCCAAGCAAATCTCCACTTCCAAAGAAATCGCTCAGGTGGCGACTGTATCTGCTAACAATGATGAGGAAATCGGAACTATGATTTCCAATGCAATGGACAAAGTAGGTAAAGACGGCGTCATCACTGTAGAAGAGGCAAAAGGAACTGAAACTGAAGTGAAAACTGTAGAAGGTATGCAGTTTGACAGAGGTTACCTTTCTCCTTACTTCGTGACTAACACGGAGAAAATGGAAGCTGAACTAGAGCAACCATACATTTTGATCTACGACAAGAAGATCTCTTCTATGAAGGAACTTCTTCCTGTACTTGAGCCAGTAGCTCAGTCAGGTAAGCCATTGGTAATCATCTCTGAAGATGTAGATGGTGAAGCACTGGCTACCCTAGTAGTGAACAAAATCCGTGGCGCTTTGAAAGTAGCTGCTGTGAAAGCTCCAGGTTTCGGTGACAGAAGAAAAGCAATGTTGGAAGACATCGCTATCCTTACTGGCGGGACAGTGATCTCTGAAGAAAGAGGTTTCAAACTGGAGAACGCAACTATCGACATGCTTGGTAGAGCTGAGAAAATCAACATCGACAAGGACAATACTACTATTGTAAACGGTTCAGGTGACGCTGCTGCCATCAAAGGCAGAATCTCTGAGATCAAAGCTCAAATCGATAAAACCACTTCTGATTACGACAGAGAGAAATTGCAGGAAAGACTTGCAAAACTATCTGGCGGTGTAGCTATCCTTTATATCGGTGCTGCTACTGAAGTGGAAATGAAAGAGAAAAAAGACCGTGTAGATGATGCTCTTCATGCTACTAGAGCTGCCGTACAAGAAGGCGTTGTAGTAGGTGGTGGTGTTGCACTGGTAAGAGCCGCTGAAGCTCTTAACGACCTTAAAGGCTTAAATGAAGATGAAGATACTGGTATCAACATCATCAGACAGGCTATTGAGTCCCCACTAAGAACTATCGTCTCCAATGCAGGTGGTGAGCCTTCCGTGGTGATCAATAAGATCAGAGAAAACAAAGGCAACTATGGCTATAACGCTAGAACCGATGTTTACGAAGACTTGTTCAAAGCAGGTGTAATCGACCCTACTAAAGTAACTCGTCTGGCATTGGAAAATGCGGCTTCTATCGCTGCACTTCTTTTGACTACTGAGTGTGTAGTAGCAGATATCAAGGAAGATGCTCCTTCCATGCCTCCAATGGGCGGTGGCGGAGGAATGGGTGGCATGATGTAA
- a CDS encoding sigma-54 dependent transcriptional regulator has translation MITNPEIQSVKQRFGIIGNSPHLNHAIQVAMQAAPTDMTVLITGESGSGKESFSKIIHSLSLRKHGKFIAINCGAIPEGTIDSELFGHEKGSFTGAHEARKGYFEVTDGGSIFLDEIGEMPLGTQARLLRVLENGEFIKVGSSKVLKTNVRVITATNVKLLNAVEKGKFREDLYYRLNTVPIFVPPLRERGEDVVLLFRKFTSDFSEKYHVRPISLDIEAQAALMRYSFPGNIRQLKNIAEQISLLENEREVDAATLSKYLPSDNSRLPMALPHQSKSGETTDFSERDLLYKVLFDMKKDMNELKKLVLESYHSGGLNSNIIQKHQGLFEDMDSGFGTKENTESNPSYVPLVIDSNKSGSSQDEDYEDDAIEDIIHEEDDNSLSLEKKEKEMILRALRKHNNKRKYAASDLGISERTLYRKIKQYEIDQ, from the coding sequence ATGATAACAAATCCAGAAATTCAAAGCGTCAAGCAACGCTTCGGGATCATCGGAAATAGCCCGCATCTGAACCATGCGATACAGGTGGCTATGCAGGCCGCCCCTACAGATATGACTGTCCTGATCACCGGGGAAAGTGGCAGCGGTAAGGAGAGTTTTTCCAAGATCATCCATTCCTTAAGCCTACGAAAGCACGGAAAATTCATCGCTATCAACTGTGGGGCGATTCCTGAAGGAACTATCGACTCCGAGCTTTTCGGCCATGAAAAAGGCTCCTTTACCGGTGCACATGAAGCCAGAAAAGGGTATTTCGAAGTTACCGACGGCGGATCAATATTTCTGGATGAAATCGGCGAAATGCCTCTCGGAACCCAGGCCAGACTACTACGGGTGCTGGAAAACGGGGAATTCATCAAGGTAGGCTCCTCCAAAGTACTGAAAACCAATGTACGTGTAATCACCGCTACCAATGTCAAACTGCTCAATGCAGTGGAAAAAGGTAAATTCAGGGAAGACCTTTACTACCGGTTGAATACAGTCCCAATCTTTGTTCCTCCCCTTCGTGAGCGTGGGGAGGATGTGGTACTGCTGTTCAGAAAGTTCACCTCGGACTTCTCTGAAAAATATCACGTGCGCCCAATCTCATTGGATATAGAAGCGCAAGCAGCTTTAATGCGGTATTCTTTCCCTGGCAATATCCGTCAATTGAAGAATATAGCGGAGCAGATATCCCTTCTGGAAAATGAACGGGAGGTGGATGCGGCTACCTTATCCAAATACCTACCGTCAGATAACTCACGACTGCCAATGGCACTTCCCCACCAATCCAAAAGTGGGGAAACTACAGATTTCTCCGAGCGGGATTTATTGTACAAAGTGCTCTTTGATATGAAAAAGGACATGAATGAGTTGAAGAAACTTGTTCTTGAAAGTTACCATAGCGGTGGGTTGAATTCGAACATTATCCAAAAGCATCAGGGGCTTTTTGAGGATATGGACAGCGGATTTGGCACCAAGGAAAATACGGAATCCAACCCTAGCTACGTTCCTTTGGTGATAGATTCCAACAAATCCGGCTCATCCCAAGACGAGGACTATGAAGATGATGCCATCGAGGACATTATCCACGAAGAAGATGACAACTCCCTTTCGCTGGAAAAGAAAGAAAAAGAGATGATTCTAAGAGCTTTGCGAAAGCATAACAATAAAAGAAAGTATGCGGCCAGCGACCTGGGTATCTCTGAGCGTACCCTATATAGAAAAATCAAGCAATATGAAATTGACCAATAA
- a CDS encoding VOC family protein — protein sequence MKKRITGIGGIFFKVKDPAKTKDWYAQHLGLGTDDYGSTFEWRSSVNPNQKGFTQWSPMRDDTVYFKPSEKEFMINYRVENLIELVEELKAEGVTILDEIEETEYGKFVHIMDPDGHSLELWEPVDEVYDKLVIGRTKS from the coding sequence ATGAAAAAACGCATCACCGGCATAGGAGGTATATTTTTCAAAGTAAAAGATCCGGCAAAGACTAAAGATTGGTATGCACAACATCTTGGTTTGGGGACGGATGACTATGGATCTACTTTTGAATGGCGAAGTTCTGTGAATCCCAATCAAAAAGGCTTCACACAATGGTCTCCTATGAGAGATGATACAGTCTATTTCAAGCCTTCGGAGAAAGAGTTTATGATCAATTATCGGGTAGAAAATCTCATAGAATTGGTGGAGGAGTTAAAAGCTGAGGGAGTGACTATCCTGGATGAGATTGAAGAAACGGAATATGGCAAGTTTGTACATATAATGGATCCGGATGGGCATAGCCTGGAGCTCTGGGAGCCAGTGGATGAAGTGTATGATAAGTTGGTAATAGGAAGAACAAAAAGCTAA
- the lptE gene encoding LPS assembly lipoprotein LptE produces MKLTNKLPVLALGLVFFLFQSCSVKYSFTGTNINYDVVSTFTVENFFNDSGGGPANIEQRFTEALKEYYQRNTQLELVRTNGNLQFMGAITGYTLTPQAAVSSGDPNRPDRAGTMRLTIKVDVEYINTTDETENLKRQFSFFQDYDPRTTTFLDVESDLVDEIFTSIIQDIFTATVANW; encoded by the coding sequence ATGAAATTGACCAATAAGCTTCCAGTACTTGCACTGGGATTGGTCTTTTTCCTATTCCAAAGCTGCTCCGTCAAATACAGCTTCACTGGTACCAATATCAACTATGATGTGGTAAGCACCTTCACGGTAGAAAACTTCTTCAATGATTCCGGTGGAGGGCCTGCCAATATTGAGCAGCGATTTACTGAAGCACTGAAGGAATATTATCAGAGAAATACCCAACTGGAGCTGGTACGAACCAATGGCAACCTGCAATTTATGGGCGCTATAACAGGCTACACCCTCACGCCCCAGGCGGCTGTATCCAGCGGAGATCCCAACCGTCCTGACCGGGCAGGTACCATGCGGCTCACTATTAAGGTGGATGTAGAATATATCAATACCACTGATGAAACCGAAAATCTAAAACGGCAGTTTTCCTTTTTTCAAGATTATGACCCTCGGACCACCACCTTCCTGGATGTGGAAAGTGACTTAGTTGATGAGATTTTCACCAGTATTATACAGGATATTTTCACAGCCACAGTTGCCAACTGGTAA
- a CDS encoding response regulator, protein MALFETIFLVDDDPINNLINKRLLGKVGIAEKIEEFLEGEEALNRLDDLDPKQSLLIFLDINMPVLNGWEFLDKYLELHPGREDKIVILSSSIDYQDRFKAQEYSIVSGFLEKPLTLDKIKLQMEKYQ, encoded by the coding sequence ATGGCTCTATTTGAAACCATTTTTCTAGTGGATGATGATCCGATAAATAACCTGATCAATAAAAGGCTGCTTGGAAAAGTTGGTATAGCGGAAAAAATAGAAGAATTCCTTGAGGGTGAGGAAGCTCTCAACAGGCTTGATGACCTGGATCCAAAGCAGTCTCTCCTGATTTTTTTGGATATCAATATGCCTGTATTGAATGGGTGGGAATTTCTGGATAAATATCTTGAGTTGCACCCCGGAAGAGAAGATAAAATAGTCATCCTGTCCAGTTCCATCGACTATCAGGACAGGTTTAAAGCCCAGGAGTATTCCATTGTTTCAGGTTTTCTGGAGAAACCATTGACTCTTGACAAAATCAAACTCCAAATGGAGAAATATCAATAG
- a CDS encoding PQQ-dependent sugar dehydrogenase translates to MRKYLLLLAVCCVLSCTSRVEDPFAIVKPDESRFTKVPLAGNFNEPMEIEVLDNGDVLIIERHGNLKLYQAETGHTSIVGTLDVFPEREDGLMGMAKDPDFEKNNWLYLYYAPVSEPTLNRISRFDFVENKLDLNSEVVILDVEIYRGCCHSGGGLEFDSEGNLYLGIGDDSTPFESSNFNPIDERQDQPKNVDAQRSSGNTNDLRGAILRIKPKPEGGYSIPEDNLFPVGTPNTRPEIYIKGNRNPFRFSIDSHNGNLFWGEVGPDASEDKEGRGPRGYDEINVATRPGFYGWPYFVGDNYAYWKYDFATGESLYQFDPKAPRNTSPNNTGIEILPEAQPALIYYPYAESDEFPMLGQGGRNAMAGEVYYREDYEDSDVRFPGYYSGKLFIYDWMRNWIFTVSLTENFEYDTMERFMPETHFEKPMDMQFAIDGSLYVLEYGTFWRANNDDSGLYRIVFSEGNRKPEVKISADRIQGAAPLTVNFSSEGTQDPDTDDNITFQWEFGENGAISAEENPAHTFEAPGVYKVTLTVTDQEGESATSFLEVRVGNEAPVVSIDWGGNRSFYFGKETINYSTTATDKEDGEIEPSQINVTIDYLEGGYDLIEMGHQEEVLSIGETYINEAGCKACHGISNESVGPDYTAVSEKYKNDPNAKAYLVGKIKNGGAGVWGEQIMPGHTHLDDTRINQMVDFVLGIANPNAKSAMPAAGSYTIRSTDDEDGFYMVQASYEDQGANGIPPIKTITQLKLRNTLVSAYSADGLKGAARANPEDEYYVQFTEAGSWLMLKDLDLDQISKITLSVMPGNTIGNIEVRAGSPDGPLVGQTDLLNRESRPATEPEEGWFEVPVPIMASDYYGDLYFVYVSERGVNIWNTFNLKMIKFQR, encoded by the coding sequence ATGAGAAAGTATCTGCTGCTGCTTGCAGTATGTTGTGTGTTGAGTTGTACATCAAGAGTTGAAGATCCCTTCGCTATCGTAAAGCCCGATGAATCCAGATTTACGAAGGTTCCACTGGCGGGAAATTTCAATGAACCCATGGAGATAGAGGTGTTGGACAACGGCGATGTATTGATCATTGAGCGGCATGGGAATCTTAAATTATATCAGGCCGAAACTGGACATACTTCAATAGTGGGCACCTTGGATGTATTTCCCGAGCGGGAAGATGGCTTGATGGGGATGGCAAAGGATCCGGATTTTGAAAAAAACAATTGGCTGTATCTGTACTACGCTCCCGTCAGTGAGCCTACATTGAACAGAATTTCCCGCTTTGATTTTGTGGAGAACAAGCTGGATCTAAACTCCGAAGTCGTGATTTTGGATGTGGAGATCTACCGAGGATGCTGCCACTCAGGTGGAGGTTTGGAGTTTGATTCAGAAGGGAATCTGTATTTGGGTATTGGGGATGATTCCACACCTTTTGAGTCCAGTAATTTCAATCCTATCGACGAGCGTCAGGATCAGCCCAAGAATGTAGATGCCCAGAGAAGTTCCGGAAATACAAATGATCTACGTGGGGCAATTCTCCGGATCAAACCAAAGCCCGAAGGTGGATATTCCATTCCAGAGGATAATTTATTTCCTGTAGGCACGCCGAATACCCGTCCGGAAATCTATATTAAAGGAAACCGGAATCCATTTAGGTTCTCAATAGACAGCCATAATGGAAATCTTTTTTGGGGGGAAGTAGGCCCTGATGCTTCAGAGGATAAGGAAGGCCGTGGTCCTAGAGGTTATGATGAGATCAATGTGGCCACCCGCCCCGGGTTTTATGGCTGGCCCTATTTTGTGGGTGACAATTACGCTTACTGGAAGTATGACTTTGCTACAGGAGAAAGTTTGTATCAGTTTGACCCGAAAGCTCCCAGAAATACCTCACCAAACAATACAGGAATAGAAATCTTACCTGAAGCTCAGCCTGCTTTAATTTACTATCCATATGCCGAGTCCGATGAATTCCCCATGCTCGGACAAGGAGGCAGGAATGCTATGGCCGGTGAGGTCTATTACCGGGAGGATTATGAGGATTCTGACGTGAGGTTTCCCGGTTATTACTCTGGTAAGCTTTTTATATACGACTGGATGCGCAACTGGATTTTTACCGTAAGCCTGACAGAGAATTTTGAATACGATACCATGGAGCGCTTTATGCCGGAAACCCATTTTGAGAAGCCTATGGATATGCAGTTTGCCATAGATGGCTCCTTGTATGTGTTGGAATATGGTACGTTCTGGAGGGCAAATAATGACGATTCTGGATTGTACAGGATAGTTTTTTCCGAAGGAAATAGAAAACCGGAAGTGAAAATATCAGCTGACCGGATACAAGGCGCGGCTCCGCTGACGGTGAATTTTTCTTCAGAAGGAACCCAAGATCCAGACACTGATGATAACATTACTTTTCAGTGGGAATTTGGAGAAAATGGAGCTATATCCGCTGAAGAAAATCCTGCGCATACATTCGAAGCGCCTGGCGTGTACAAGGTGACCTTGACAGTAACTGATCAGGAAGGCGAATCAGCAACTTCATTTTTGGAAGTGAGGGTAGGAAATGAGGCGCCTGTTGTGTCCATTGATTGGGGAGGAAACAGAAGCTTCTATTTTGGAAAAGAGACAATCAATTATAGTACGACAGCAACTGATAAGGAAGATGGAGAAATAGAGCCATCTCAAATAAATGTGACCATAGATTACCTAGAAGGGGGATATGATCTGATAGAGATGGGTCATCAGGAGGAAGTATTGAGTATTGGAGAAACATACATCAACGAGGCGGGTTGCAAAGCCTGTCATGGAATCAGCAATGAGTCAGTAGGCCCGGATTATACGGCAGTTTCGGAGAAATACAAAAATGATCCCAATGCAAAAGCCTATTTGGTCGGTAAAATAAAAAATGGGGGTGCTGGAGTATGGGGTGAGCAGATTATGCCGGGACACACGCATTTAGATGATACTAGAATTAATCAGATGGTTGACTTTGTACTGGGTATTGCCAATCCAAATGCAAAATCTGCGATGCCGGCAGCTGGCAGTTATACCATTAGATCTACAGATGATGAGGATGGATTCTACATGGTGCAGGCATCTTACGAGGATCAGGGTGCCAACGGGATCCCTCCGATAAAAACCATAACTCAACTAAAACTGAGGAATACACTCGTATCCGCCTATAGCGCTGATGGTTTAAAAGGTGCGGCAAGGGCAAATCCTGAAGACGAATATTATGTGCAGTTTACCGAAGCGGGTTCTTGGCTAATGCTCAAAGACCTTGATTTAGATCAGATCAGTAAAATCACACTTTCTGTGATGCCAGGAAACACTATAGGCAATATCGAAGTAAGGGCAGGATCACCCGATGGACCGCTAGTGGGACAAACTGATCTGTTGAATAGAGAATCCAGGCCAGCCACAGAGCCTGAAGAGGGCTGGTTTGAAGTTCCCGTACCTATTATGGCTTCGGATTACTACGGGGATTTATATTTCGTATATGTGTCAGAAAGAGGTGTCAATATCTGGAATACCTTCAATCTGAAAATGATAAAATTCCAAAGGTAA